Proteins from a genomic interval of Pseudophryne corroboree isolate aPseCor3 chromosome 4, aPseCor3.hap2, whole genome shotgun sequence:
- the MRPS10 gene encoding small ribosomal subunit protein uS10m isoform X1, translated as MWSQRRLQVADWRSRPAAAGRAEVPRRQPFPACVCTVTQTYRLLNTSHAVTTQPPEPYPKDIQSRVQKLISSTDEPDLLYKKIEVLAKGHDKTVLDSYEYFTILAAKELGLHVEKVSEPKRKIERFTLLKSIHIFKKHRVQYEMRTHYRCLELKHLTGSTANVYLEYIQRNVPEGVALEIRKTKLEKLPEHLKQPIWDTLDSEEEREHP; from the exons ATGTGGTCACAGCGCCGCCTGCAGGTGGCTGACTGGAGGAGTAGGCCTGCAGCAGCAGGAAGGGCGGAG GTGCCTAGAAGACAGCCCTTTCCCGCTTGCGTGTGCACTGTCACACAGACATACAGACTGCT AAATACTAGCCATGCTGTAACTACACAGCCCCCAGAGCCTTACCCGAAGGATATACAGTCCCGAGTCCAGAAGCTG ATAAGCAGCACGGATGAACCAGACCTCCTGTACAAGAAGATAGAAGTATTAGCAAAAGGTCATGACAAAACGGTGCTGGACAGCTATGAGTACTTCACAATCCTAGCAGCTAAAGAACTCGGCCTCCATGTGGAGAAGGT GTCTGAGCCGAAGAGAAAGATTGAACGTTTCACCCTTTTAAAATCAATTCACATTTTCAAGAAACACAGAGTGCAGTATGAGATGAGGACACATTACAGATGCCTGGAg TTAAAGCACTTAACGGGGAGCACAGCGAATGTGTACTTGGAATATATCCAGCGCAATGtcccagaaggtgtcgccttagaGATAAGAAAG ACCAAGCTTGAGAAATTACCTGAGCATCTGAAACAGCCAATATGGGATACGTTGGACAGCGAGGAAGAGAGGGAACATCCATGA
- the MRPS10 gene encoding small ribosomal subunit protein uS10m isoform X2 has product MNAYRGFALLCRGVSRCQVPRRQPFPACVCTVTQTYRLLNTSHAVTTQPPEPYPKDIQSRVQKLISSTDEPDLLYKKIEVLAKGHDKTVLDSYEYFTILAAKELGLHVEKVSEPKRKIERFTLLKSIHIFKKHRVQYEMRTHYRCLELKHLTGSTANVYLEYIQRNVPEGVALEIRKTKLEKLPEHLKQPIWDTLDSEEEREHP; this is encoded by the exons ATGAACGCTTACAGAGGGTTTGCCCTTCTCTGCCGCGGTGTCTCCCGGTGCCAG GTGCCTAGAAGACAGCCCTTTCCCGCTTGCGTGTGCACTGTCACACAGACATACAGACTGCT AAATACTAGCCATGCTGTAACTACACAGCCCCCAGAGCCTTACCCGAAGGATATACAGTCCCGAGTCCAGAAGCTG ATAAGCAGCACGGATGAACCAGACCTCCTGTACAAGAAGATAGAAGTATTAGCAAAAGGTCATGACAAAACGGTGCTGGACAGCTATGAGTACTTCACAATCCTAGCAGCTAAAGAACTCGGCCTCCATGTGGAGAAGGT GTCTGAGCCGAAGAGAAAGATTGAACGTTTCACCCTTTTAAAATCAATTCACATTTTCAAGAAACACAGAGTGCAGTATGAGATGAGGACACATTACAGATGCCTGGAg TTAAAGCACTTAACGGGGAGCACAGCGAATGTGTACTTGGAATATATCCAGCGCAATGtcccagaaggtgtcgccttagaGATAAGAAAG ACCAAGCTTGAGAAATTACCTGAGCATCTGAAACAGCCAATATGGGATACGTTGGACAGCGAGGAAGAGAGGGAACATCCATGA